The Corynebacterium glaucum genome includes a region encoding these proteins:
- a CDS encoding 5-formyltetrahydrofolate cyclo-ligase yields the protein MAIQRSKPGTEKDQLRREVAEGRSSLKRMPERKAQLDAEIVTYSIAAMTHFGALNQPIAAYNPLPSEPGPADYAARLNAHAQSVWLPISLADGVLAWASTPQDGQAERQGALGITEPQGPRFNSNVLRACALVIAPAMAVDKHGLRLGKGAGYYDRALAGLDVPVAAVVYDTEFVAAVPHEAHDAPIDAVITPSGFFPL from the coding sequence GTGGCCATACAACGGAGCAAACCAGGAACCGAAAAAGACCAGCTCCGACGCGAGGTCGCCGAGGGCAGAAGCTCCCTGAAACGCATGCCTGAGCGCAAGGCCCAACTGGACGCCGAAATTGTGACGTATTCCATCGCCGCAATGACGCACTTTGGCGCTTTGAACCAGCCGATCGCAGCGTATAACCCCCTGCCTTCCGAGCCGGGCCCCGCGGACTACGCGGCCCGCCTCAACGCCCACGCTCAAAGCGTTTGGTTGCCGATTTCGCTGGCAGACGGGGTCCTCGCGTGGGCCTCGACACCCCAAGACGGGCAGGCGGAGCGCCAAGGCGCGCTCGGCATCACCGAGCCGCAAGGGCCCCGCTTCAACTCGAATGTGCTGCGCGCGTGCGCGCTGGTGATCGCGCCGGCAATGGCCGTCGATAAGCATGGCCTGCGACTTGGCAAAGGCGCAGGCTACTACGACCGAGCGTTGGCGGGGCTGGATGTGCCCGTGGCCGCGGTGGTATATGACACAGAGTTTGTCGCTGCCGTGCCGCACGAAGCGCATGACGCGCCCATCGATGCGGTGATCACCCCCTCGGGGTTTTTCCCGCT
- a CDS encoding UTP--glucose-1-phosphate uridylyltransferase, with product MRNSKEESQQAAHGGVRTVVVPAAGMGTRFLPATKTVPKELLPVVDTPGIELIAEEAADLGAERLVIVVAPQKQEIMDHFGEFNVLQKRLLNRGKEEQAEKVSRANELIDAVAVTQESPLGLGHAVGCAEPALDAEEDAVAVMLPDDLVLPIGVMDKMVRVREEFGGSVLCAFNVTPDEVYNYGVFDVEDAERDIEGVEVKKVRGMVEKPAKEEAPSTLVATGRYLLDRAVFDALGRIEPGKGGELQLTDAIELMIQEGHPVHVVVHRGKRHDLGNPGGYIPANVDFGLRDEKYGPALYPALKEILAEFEAEHPEVLERGQQG from the coding sequence ATGCGGAATTCTAAAGAGGAGTCTCAGCAGGCGGCGCATGGCGGTGTGCGGACGGTGGTCGTACCCGCGGCAGGAATGGGTACTCGGTTCTTGCCGGCGACCAAGACGGTTCCGAAGGAACTGCTTCCAGTTGTGGACACTCCGGGCATTGAGCTGATCGCGGAAGAGGCTGCTGATTTGGGGGCGGAGCGCCTGGTCATCGTGGTGGCTCCACAGAAGCAGGAAATCATGGACCACTTCGGTGAGTTCAATGTGCTGCAAAAGCGGCTACTCAACCGCGGTAAGGAGGAACAGGCGGAGAAAGTCAGCCGCGCCAACGAGCTGATTGACGCTGTCGCGGTGACCCAGGAGTCGCCGCTTGGTTTGGGCCATGCGGTTGGCTGTGCTGAGCCTGCGCTTGACGCCGAGGAAGACGCCGTGGCCGTCATGCTGCCAGACGATTTGGTGCTGCCAATCGGTGTGATGGACAAGATGGTGCGCGTGCGCGAGGAGTTCGGCGGCTCCGTGCTGTGCGCATTCAACGTCACCCCGGATGAGGTGTACAACTACGGCGTGTTCGACGTCGAAGACGCTGAGCGCGATATTGAGGGCGTTGAGGTGAAAAAGGTCCGCGGCATGGTGGAAAAGCCTGCCAAGGAAGAAGCGCCGTCCACCCTCGTCGCAACCGGTCGCTACCTGCTGGACCGCGCGGTCTTTGACGCCCTGGGGCGCATCGAGCCGGGCAAGGGCGGCGAGCTGCAGCTCACTGACGCTATCGAGCTGATGATCCAGGAGGGGCATCCAGTGCACGTGGTGGTGCACCGCGGCAAGCGCCACGACCTGGGTAACCCTGGTGGTTACATCCCGGCAAACGTCGACTTCGGCCTTCGTGATGAGAAGTACGGACCTGCCCTCTACCCGGCACTCAAGGAAATCCTCGCTGAATTTGAGGCGGAGCACCCGGAGGTGCTCGAGCGGGGGCAGCAGGGTTAA